The Agarilytica rhodophyticola genome has a window encoding:
- a CDS encoding alpha-1,6-glucosidase domain-containing protein, with product MSSYKVFNYKKLFASTILLSTVALSGCGGGDVEGNQEPLLVCENGQTLDSATGTCSARPFFCSQAGFTLPDDFPADQVPTQEDCLPPDFSGPDPVYFPAESEAVIYYNRQGVDAEYDGWVLHLFNCGDQPGWPDSELTVWPNGPSVNGDSVAGMATSDRSAVTEVPADGIDPIYGAFWILPIEDAATCGNYIVHEDFQGGDQSADLNLTLDGTDRFARMAFYQPSATGTAAGGVASELPICLDEECSVPVLPPRRFVDFSAHWIDETTIAWSVAGANDTALYASTTGGIDQDGEGNIVAGTGVDAEGNTFDVRLLGSLSATTFTPEQQAAFPHLTGDGWGAYRFDTELTEADIKESLKGQLLFIGTDGDTLLGSFVQKQRVLDALYTSGDDTNPLAESAELGISYADGNITVSAWAPTARAVELKVFSAANPKQLVSDNTMTFDDQTGIWTFSGPAANLDGLFYRYSISVFDPIADTIKNVESTDPYSVSLDTDGVFSQFIDLNSEATKPAGWDGHEIPTVTNPEQAVIYEGHIRDFSIRDESTSQAHRGKFMAFTEDSVPVQHLEELANNGLTHFHMLPAFDIATVVEAQEFVVNLTDTVERICQQVTTAAICDEDNEAFVADATMTIEEVLQSYPTNSTQARDLVESLSDADGFNWGYDPHHFNAPEGSYSTDPEGSTRILEMRAMIQALHEIGLRVVMDVVYNHTSESGLENVKSNFDKFVPGYYYRLDPITGLVETASCCQDTAAENTMMGKFIEDSLVQWAQQYKIDSFRFDLMSFHPRDLIQRSLAAVQAIDPDNYFYGEGWEELGGSSANDAIFARATQENLGGTGIGTFNDLMREPLRGASLLNGGNLDRIRAGLAGNLASYQFYNSSSQLISASDIGAYTNDPQENVAYATVHDNETLWDFLHMEGTLPDAINTMADRARAQVLTLSVPLLSQGVSFIHMGSDLLRSKSFEENSFNSGDWFNYIDFTQTDNNWNIGVTQGDSTPEDDTFLANILANPEADPDAATIAWSSDVFNNMLAISSSTPLFNLTSAEQISERVGFHNQGIFQADNMIVMSIDDGDTQASMFDDLENNLDLDDLDPAYDAVVVIFNGATTARTHAIESAANFELHAMQTSGIDTVVQTASFDNASSTFSVPALTTAVFVKRQNGAQGYGLWAGASPALGGAIPNPFSVPIFLRGSMNSWGISDELNYNGDGTFTVFTDITAADYEFKIASEDWSTVDFGAATADTTVTLGSDKTLATGGGNLAITIPSDGEYRFDLNAAVDASSPVLNVRNARTFGDTAIFLRGSMNGWGTANEMAYTGESIYQTLLPISAARHEFKVASDDFATVNLGGTESGVEVNFGQSLVLGEVDDNNLAAEFIAADYLFTLDTSNIDMPRLAVVLNQTFGSTPVFVRGSFNGWGIADEIIFQGNAVYSVDINISAGSYEFKVASEDWSTVNLGEGMGAAVTLGVPFSGLADNGGNLSLVISTDGVYRFTFDSSRGASTLTVTDVSP from the coding sequence ATGTCCAGCTATAAAGTGTTTAACTATAAAAAACTCTTTGCGTCCACAATATTACTTTCTACTGTTGCATTATCGGGCTGTGGCGGTGGCGATGTTGAAGGCAACCAAGAGCCGCTGCTTGTGTGTGAAAATGGGCAGACTCTCGATAGCGCTACGGGAACCTGTAGTGCAAGACCATTTTTCTGCAGTCAAGCGGGTTTTACATTACCGGATGATTTCCCGGCAGACCAAGTACCCACCCAAGAAGATTGTTTGCCACCTGATTTTAGCGGTCCTGACCCGGTTTATTTCCCAGCTGAAAGTGAAGCTGTCATTTACTACAACCGCCAAGGTGTTGATGCAGAGTACGATGGCTGGGTATTACATCTATTTAATTGCGGCGATCAGCCCGGTTGGCCCGATAGTGAGCTGACTGTTTGGCCGAATGGGCCTTCGGTAAATGGTGACAGTGTTGCGGGCATGGCTACCAGCGATCGCTCAGCTGTGACAGAAGTCCCGGCGGATGGCATTGATCCTATTTATGGGGCTTTTTGGATTTTGCCAATCGAAGATGCTGCCACCTGTGGTAACTATATCGTGCATGAAGATTTCCAAGGCGGGGATCAATCGGCCGACTTAAACCTCACCCTTGATGGTACCGATCGCTTTGCGCGCATGGCTTTCTATCAACCTAGTGCTACGGGCACCGCTGCCGGGGGTGTCGCTTCTGAGTTACCTATTTGCTTAGATGAAGAATGCAGTGTGCCTGTGTTACCACCACGGCGCTTTGTCGATTTCTCCGCACATTGGATAGATGAAACTACAATCGCCTGGTCTGTTGCTGGTGCAAATGATACAGCATTATATGCCTCCACCACGGGCGGGATAGATCAGGATGGTGAAGGTAACATTGTGGCAGGCACTGGTGTGGATGCCGAAGGCAACACATTTGATGTCAGGTTACTCGGCAGTCTTTCGGCAACGACCTTTACTCCCGAGCAGCAAGCGGCATTTCCTCATTTAACCGGTGACGGCTGGGGCGCCTATAGGTTCGATACCGAGCTGACCGAAGCGGATATTAAAGAATCTCTAAAAGGCCAGCTTCTTTTTATTGGCACAGACGGTGATACGCTTCTGGGCAGCTTTGTTCAAAAGCAAAGAGTTCTCGATGCGTTATACACTTCCGGTGATGATACTAACCCTTTAGCGGAAAGCGCTGAGCTTGGTATTTCATATGCCGATGGCAATATTACTGTATCGGCGTGGGCACCAACAGCACGCGCTGTTGAATTAAAAGTCTTTAGTGCGGCGAATCCAAAGCAGCTAGTATCTGATAATACTATGACCTTTGACGATCAAACTGGGATATGGACATTCAGCGGCCCGGCTGCCAATTTGGATGGATTGTTTTATCGCTATTCTATTTCTGTATTTGACCCCATTGCCGACACCATAAAAAATGTTGAGTCAACAGACCCCTATTCGGTAAGTCTGGATACCGACGGCGTGTTTTCACAATTTATTGATTTAAATTCCGAGGCGACCAAACCCGCGGGTTGGGATGGCCATGAAATTCCCACGGTTACTAACCCAGAGCAAGCCGTGATTTATGAAGGTCATATACGGGACTTTAGTATCCGTGACGAAAGTACTTCACAAGCCCATCGCGGAAAATTTATGGCTTTTACGGAAGATTCCGTGCCAGTACAACATCTTGAAGAACTTGCTAATAACGGCTTAACGCACTTTCATATGTTACCTGCTTTTGATATTGCAACGGTGGTGGAGGCGCAAGAGTTTGTTGTTAATTTAACGGATACCGTTGAGCGTATATGTCAGCAGGTGACAACAGCGGCAATATGTGATGAAGATAATGAGGCATTTGTTGCTGATGCCACAATGACCATAGAAGAAGTATTGCAAAGTTATCCCACTAACTCTACCCAAGCTCGCGATTTAGTAGAATCACTGAGTGACGCCGACGGTTTCAATTGGGGGTATGATCCTCACCACTTTAATGCCCCAGAAGGCAGTTATTCCACTGACCCAGAAGGCTCTACTCGAATTTTAGAAATGCGGGCGATGATTCAAGCTCTGCATGAAATAGGCTTACGAGTGGTGATGGATGTTGTATATAACCATACCAGTGAATCTGGTTTAGAAAATGTGAAGTCTAATTTTGACAAATTTGTTCCTGGTTATTATTACCGCCTAGACCCTATTACTGGCTTAGTAGAAACTGCTAGTTGCTGTCAGGATACTGCTGCTGAAAATACTATGATGGGGAAATTTATCGAAGATTCGCTAGTGCAATGGGCACAACAATATAAAATCGATAGTTTCCGTTTTGATCTTATGAGTTTTCACCCTCGCGATTTAATTCAGCGTTCGCTAGCAGCGGTACAAGCAATTGATCCCGATAATTATTTTTACGGAGAAGGCTGGGAAGAGTTGGGTGGCAGTTCTGCCAACGATGCAATTTTCGCGCGAGCCACACAAGAAAATTTAGGTGGCACAGGTATTGGTACCTTTAATGATCTAATGCGCGAACCTCTGCGTGGTGCCTCTTTACTCAATGGCGGTAACCTTGATCGCATTCGTGCAGGTTTAGCTGGTAACCTTGCTTCTTATCAATTCTATAACAGCAGTAGCCAACTTATTTCCGCTTCTGATATTGGTGCTTACACCAATGATCCCCAGGAAAACGTCGCCTATGCCACGGTACACGACAACGAAACTCTGTGGGATTTTTTACACATGGAAGGCACTTTACCAGACGCTATTAACACTATGGCCGATCGCGCTAGAGCGCAAGTGCTGACTCTGTCTGTTCCCTTATTGAGCCAAGGGGTTAGCTTTATTCACATGGGGTCTGACTTACTGCGTTCAAAATCTTTTGAAGAAAATAGTTTTAATTCTGGCGACTGGTTTAACTACATCGATTTTACACAAACGGATAACAACTGGAATATCGGTGTTACCCAAGGAGATAGCACTCCTGAAGATGACACTTTCTTGGCGAATATTCTGGCTAATCCTGAAGCTGATCCGGACGCTGCAACTATTGCTTGGTCTTCCGATGTTTTCAATAACATGTTAGCTATTTCATCTTCTACGCCGCTGTTTAACTTAACATCAGCAGAGCAGATATCCGAGCGTGTCGGTTTTCACAATCAAGGTATTTTTCAAGCTGACAACATGATTGTCATGAGTATTGATGATGGTGATACGCAGGCCAGTATGTTTGATGATTTAGAAAATAATCTCGATCTAGACGACCTCGATCCAGCGTATGATGCTGTGGTTGTTATTTTTAATGGTGCCACTACTGCTCGTACACACGCCATTGAAAGTGCAGCGAATTTTGAACTGCATGCAATGCAAACAAGCGGTATCGACACTGTTGTGCAAACAGCATCTTTTGATAATGCCAGTTCAACCTTTAGTGTTCCAGCTCTGACAACCGCAGTTTTTGTTAAAAGACAAAATGGTGCCCAAGGCTATGGGTTGTGGGCAGGTGCATCGCCCGCTCTTGGTGGTGCGATACCGAATCCCTTCAGTGTACCTATTTTCTTGCGTGGCAGTATGAATTCCTGGGGTATTAGTGACGAGTTAAACTATAACGGCGATGGTACTTTTACTGTATTTACTGATATTACTGCTGCTGACTATGAATTTAAAATTGCATCCGAAGATTGGAGTACGGTGGATTTCGGTGCTGCCACTGCCGACACTACAGTAACCTTAGGTAGCGACAAAACTTTAGCGACAGGCGGTGGTAATTTAGCGATTACCATTCCCAGTGATGGTGAATACCGTTTTGATTTAAATGCGGCAGTGGATGCATCGTCGCCAGTACTTAATGTTCGCAACGCCCGTACTTTTGGCGACACCGCAATATTTTTACGTGGTTCTATGAATGGTTGGGGAACTGCTAACGAAATGGCCTACACCGGTGAAAGTATTTATCAAACACTACTACCTATCAGTGCAGCACGACATGAATTTAAAGTAGCATCGGACGATTTTGCCACGGTTAATCTAGGTGGCACAGAGTCAGGCGTTGAGGTGAATTTCGGCCAGTCTTTAGTACTTGGCGAAGTGGATGACAATAACCTAGCGGCAGAGTTTATTGCCGCCGATTATTTATTTACTCTCGATACATCCAATATAGATATGCCTCGCTTAGCTGTGGTACTTAACCAAACCTTTGGCAGCACACCTGTATTCGTTCGCGGTAGCTTTAATGGTTGGGGCATCGCGGATGAAATTATATTCCAAGGTAATGCGGTTTATAGCGTCGATATTAATATCTCAGCAGGAAGCTATGAGTTTAAAGTAGCGTCGGAAGATTGGAGCACAGTGAATCTTGGAGAAGGTATGGGGGCAGCTGTCACATTAGGAGTGCCTTTCAGCGGCCTTGCAGATAACGGTGGTAATCTTAGTCTTGTTATTTCTACAGACGGTGTTTATCGCTTTACCTTTGACTCAAGTCGTGGCGCTTCTACGCTGACGGTAACAGATGTATCACCTTAA
- a CDS encoding DEAD/DEAH box helicase codes for MSFSSLELSDSILKAVAEQGYDTPSPIQLKAIPAVLKGRDVMAAAQTGTGKTAGFTLPILQRLSDGQSVGSNQVRALVLAPTRELAAQVEDNIAAYSKYLPLRSLVVFGGVKINPQMMKLRRGVDILVATPGRLLDLYNQRAVNFKQLEVLVLDEADRMLDMGFIHDIRKILAVLPKQRQNLMFSATFSDDIRKLAKGLVSNPMEISVSPPNTAAKSVKQWMCPVDKKRKPALLTQLINEGDWQQALVFTKTKHGANRLTRHLENENIKAAAIHGNKSQGARTKALNSFKNGEIRILVATDIAARGLDIDQLPQVVNFDLPNVAEDYVHRIGRTGRAGASGQAISLVCADEYKQLSDIERLIQQLLTRKLVDGFEPVHDVPPSRLDKRPVRPKKPKKPKVEHRDGQRPSENKNGRRSAQEKAKPNKHKPRSQRSNQSNIRDKAQDKKSQPGTRKKHVKPAQRNKNTGRTITR; via the coding sequence ATGAGTTTTTCTTCCCTGGAGTTATCAGACTCCATCCTTAAAGCTGTAGCCGAGCAGGGCTACGACACGCCCTCTCCCATCCAATTAAAAGCGATCCCAGCGGTGCTTAAAGGACGGGATGTTATGGCTGCGGCCCAAACGGGCACGGGTAAAACGGCAGGTTTTACATTACCTATTTTGCAGAGGCTGTCCGACGGACAGTCAGTGGGTTCCAATCAAGTCAGAGCCTTAGTGCTAGCACCAACACGAGAATTAGCCGCCCAGGTGGAAGATAATATTGCCGCCTACAGTAAGTATTTACCTTTACGTTCATTAGTGGTGTTCGGTGGCGTTAAGATTAATCCTCAAATGATGAAACTTCGCCGTGGCGTCGATATATTAGTAGCCACACCAGGGCGTTTATTAGACTTATATAACCAGCGAGCGGTTAACTTCAAACAGCTTGAAGTATTGGTACTCGATGAAGCCGATCGCATGCTCGATATGGGTTTTATTCACGATATTCGCAAAATTCTGGCAGTTTTGCCTAAGCAAAGACAGAACTTAATGTTCTCGGCTACATTTTCTGATGACATTCGCAAGCTTGCGAAAGGGTTGGTCAGCAACCCAATGGAAATTTCAGTAAGCCCTCCCAACACTGCCGCAAAATCGGTGAAGCAGTGGATGTGTCCAGTGGATAAAAAACGTAAGCCAGCGCTTTTAACCCAGCTAATTAACGAGGGTGATTGGCAACAAGCGTTAGTTTTCACTAAGACCAAACACGGCGCCAATAGACTTACCCGCCACCTTGAAAACGAAAACATAAAAGCGGCTGCCATCCATGGCAATAAAAGTCAGGGGGCTCGAACAAAAGCATTAAATAGTTTTAAAAATGGTGAAATTCGCATCTTAGTAGCCACGGATATTGCCGCTCGAGGCTTGGATATTGACCAGCTGCCACAGGTGGTTAATTTCGATCTCCCCAATGTTGCAGAGGATTATGTACATAGAATAGGCCGCACTGGACGAGCGGGAGCCAGTGGGCAGGCAATATCTTTGGTATGTGCCGACGAATATAAGCAACTGAGCGATATTGAACGGCTTATACAGCAGTTACTTACTCGCAAGTTAGTCGATGGTTTCGAGCCCGTTCACGATGTTCCTCCATCTCGGCTGGATAAGCGCCCCGTGCGCCCTAAAAAGCCCAAGAAACCAAAAGTAGAGCATCGAGATGGCCAACGACCTAGTGAAAATAAAAACGGCCGTCGCAGCGCTCAGGAAAAAGCAAAACCTAATAAGCATAAACCCAGATCTCAACGAAGTAACCAATCGAATATTCGAGACAAAGCCCAGGACAAAAAAAGCCAACCAGGTACACGCAAAAAACATGTGAAACCGGCGCAGCGCAATAAAAATACAGGGAGGACTATTACTCGTTAA
- a CDS encoding TonB-dependent receptor, translating to MKQFKLNPLATVISSLVLVMAGTHYTYAQDAVIEEEEPQVNTDEEVIVTGFRRSLLNSIDTKRNADTIIESISADDIGGLPDRSIADSLARLPGITVDRTGGQAGEIQVRGLSGDFVFATLNGREQVSPNRERVIEFNQYPAELLSKVDVYKVPKASIIEGGIGATVELKTANPLELDVDHKFHVSARGSYNDRAGDLAGGDEFGSRFTISYQGKFLEDTLGFAIGYARLDQGQTAEEYIGLQFPNPSSSDFVDVDGDGRGNSIPDGFELQHTGGTEIRDGYMAAIQFEPNEKLTIQADLFLSQFESTGFSKGFRIQNLARFEIDNPILDSNGIDVIGGEFSLISETVGGVERSTRNNGPRYNSDALVLSADQGFQLISDNVTNDDEVISGGIALKWTEESWEVSADISTSRAEGFFNDGITRSHLYDVNNTTDADGNPITTTTRTDNLGLAFRLNGNQIPQITFNERANFTNLDPSRGPVVRLSTYEAYPHLNEDEVDAIRIDGKYNFDSSFIASVEAGVRYSERNYIRGRQTFVYSPFQSGDGVNANSTSLPIDPQFAEVINWQGDFSHFPSFLDIDADAVFAQAVAEGLVVDDEGNLRDTTPRARWGEGRAWSVTQSADVTEKVTAYYFLANIDTNIADMPLTGNVGVRVVDTDQSALGIFGADPANGLPADNILDGLGRTADQEGAPGFENGAAYVRNGDEYTKVLPSLSLNLSLTDNDIVRLGVAKVISRVPISDLANDTAPNYSLDRNNTVFRLDIDASNNPFLRPFEAEQIDLSYEHYFEETEGVFALALFNKDIKNDQQTVGFTEFPFQELGFGSFAIPSSRLQEPTRDPVTGEITDLGAALPVVDGTLTISTNNADAGFIRGVEVSLTQTLNFLPQPLDTFGFQASYARLDTELNVTNPFTGDTAATLPFPGLAENSGQLTLFWSYEGLELRLSTNYQDAKVGELFDPTGGDGDLALFEEQTTMDFQSSYDFGNGLQLLFQVSNLTDEPNLSSFGGGNRTGNIQFFGRQFYFGANYNFE from the coding sequence ATGAAACAATTTAAATTGAACCCCTTGGCGACAGTGATTTCGTCTCTTGTGTTAGTTATGGCTGGAACGCATTATACATATGCGCAAGATGCAGTTATCGAAGAGGAAGAGCCTCAAGTCAATACAGATGAAGAAGTTATTGTTACTGGGTTTCGGCGTTCTCTTCTCAATTCCATCGATACTAAAAGAAATGCGGATACTATCATTGAATCTATTTCTGCAGATGATATTGGTGGTCTTCCAGATCGTTCTATCGCAGACTCACTAGCTCGCTTGCCAGGAATTACTGTTGATCGGACTGGCGGCCAGGCGGGTGAAATACAAGTACGGGGTTTATCTGGAGATTTTGTTTTTGCAACTCTTAATGGTCGTGAGCAAGTATCGCCAAACCGTGAACGTGTTATTGAATTTAACCAATACCCCGCAGAGTTACTATCTAAGGTAGATGTTTATAAAGTACCTAAGGCTTCGATTATCGAAGGCGGCATAGGCGCAACGGTTGAACTTAAAACAGCTAACCCACTGGAATTAGACGTCGATCATAAATTTCATGTAAGTGCTCGCGGTAGCTATAATGATCGGGCTGGTGATCTTGCCGGTGGTGATGAATTTGGTAGCCGTTTCACGATTTCTTATCAAGGTAAGTTTCTCGAGGATACCTTGGGCTTTGCCATAGGCTATGCGCGTTTAGATCAAGGACAAACGGCAGAAGAATATATAGGTTTACAGTTTCCCAATCCTTCATCTAGCGACTTTGTTGATGTAGATGGCGATGGGCGCGGTAATTCTATTCCCGACGGCTTTGAATTACAGCATACCGGTGGTACTGAAATCCGCGATGGCTACATGGCGGCGATACAATTTGAACCCAATGAAAAACTCACAATTCAAGCGGATCTTTTTCTATCTCAATTTGAGTCAACAGGTTTTTCCAAGGGCTTTCGGATACAGAACCTTGCACGTTTTGAAATCGACAACCCCATCCTCGACAGTAACGGTATTGATGTCATCGGCGGTGAATTTTCTCTAATATCAGAAACAGTAGGGGGCGTCGAGCGCTCTACGCGCAACAATGGGCCACGTTATAATAGTGATGCCTTAGTGCTTTCGGCCGATCAAGGCTTCCAACTAATTTCTGATAACGTCACCAACGATGACGAAGTTATTTCTGGCGGTATCGCGCTTAAGTGGACTGAAGAAAGTTGGGAAGTCAGTGCCGATATTTCCACCTCTCGTGCGGAAGGATTCTTCAATGATGGTATAACCCGTTCTCATTTATACGATGTAAACAACACCACCGATGCCGATGGTAATCCTATAACTACCACAACAAGAACAGATAATCTCGGCTTAGCTTTTCGTTTGAATGGTAACCAAATACCGCAAATTACTTTTAATGAAAGAGCAAATTTTACTAATCTCGATCCCAGCCGAGGACCTGTTGTTCGTTTATCCACGTACGAGGCATATCCTCATCTTAACGAAGATGAGGTGGACGCGATTCGTATTGATGGCAAATACAATTTTGATAGTTCATTTATTGCTTCGGTTGAGGCGGGAGTGAGATACTCTGAACGTAACTACATTCGCGGACGACAAACTTTTGTTTACAGCCCCTTCCAATCTGGTGACGGTGTTAATGCCAACTCTACAAGCTTACCAATTGACCCACAGTTTGCTGAGGTTATTAACTGGCAAGGTGATTTTTCTCACTTCCCTTCATTTTTAGATATTGATGCTGACGCTGTTTTTGCTCAGGCAGTAGCAGAAGGTTTGGTGGTTGACGATGAGGGAAATCTGCGTGATACAACACCACGTGCTCGCTGGGGAGAAGGACGAGCGTGGTCGGTCACGCAAAGTGCTGATGTTACCGAAAAGGTAACGGCCTATTACTTTTTGGCGAACATCGATACCAATATAGCTGATATGCCACTAACGGGTAATGTGGGAGTGCGCGTTGTAGATACAGACCAATCTGCCTTGGGTATTTTTGGGGCTGACCCGGCTAATGGTTTGCCGGCAGATAATATTTTGGATGGCTTGGGCCGAACCGCAGACCAAGAAGGTGCGCCGGGTTTTGAAAATGGCGCAGCCTATGTGAGAAATGGTGACGAATATACTAAAGTACTGCCATCACTGAGCTTAAACTTATCCCTTACGGATAATGACATTGTAAGGCTGGGGGTTGCTAAAGTTATTTCCCGTGTTCCTATTTCTGACTTGGCTAATGATACTGCACCCAATTACTCATTGGATCGAAATAATACTGTATTTAGACTAGATATTGATGCTTCCAATAATCCATTTCTACGTCCCTTTGAAGCTGAACAAATCGATTTATCTTACGAGCATTACTTCGAAGAAACTGAAGGTGTGTTTGCTTTAGCACTTTTTAATAAAGATATTAAGAATGACCAGCAGACCGTTGGTTTTACCGAATTTCCATTTCAAGAGTTAGGCTTTGGTAGCTTTGCTATTCCATCATCTCGTTTGCAAGAGCCGACTCGTGACCCTGTCACTGGAGAAATTACCGACTTAGGTGCAGCACTTCCTGTTGTCGATGGTACCTTAACTATCTCTACTAATAATGCCGATGCGGGTTTTATTCGAGGTGTTGAAGTATCATTGACGCAGACGTTAAATTTCTTGCCTCAACCATTAGATACCTTCGGTTTTCAAGCGAGTTATGCTCGCTTGGATACAGAGCTAAATGTTACCAACCCCTTTACTGGTGATACCGCTGCAACTCTGCCTTTCCCTGGTTTAGCCGAAAATTCTGGTCAGCTCACATTATTTTGGAGCTATGAAGGTTTAGAACTACGCCTATCTACGAACTATCAAGACGCCAAAGTAGGGGAATTATTCGACCCCACCGGTGGTGATGGCGATTTAGCACTCTTTGAAGAGCAAACGACCATGGATTTCCAGTCTTCATATGATTTTGGAAATGGTCTACAACTTCTTTTTCAAGTATCTAACTTAACGGATGAGCCTAATCTAAGTAGCTTTGGCGGCGGTAATAGAACTGGCAATATTCAATTCTTTGGCCGGCAGTTTTATTTCGGTGCCAATTACAACTTTGAGTAA
- a CDS encoding AAA family ATPase translates to MKKGKLIFFCGKMGAGKSTEASKVAQEGNSVLLVEDEWLASLYPNKISSLEDYIKYSNQLKPQIKKLAQSILVTGANVVMDFPANTISQRSWFRTIFLEVDTSHNLIFIDASDETCLAQIEKRCQSHPERALTDTPEMFEQITKYFVEPSPDELFDITRIVKGENKP, encoded by the coding sequence ATGAAAAAAGGAAAATTGATATTTTTTTGCGGAAAAATGGGAGCAGGTAAATCTACTGAAGCGTCTAAAGTAGCGCAAGAAGGAAATAGCGTCTTACTTGTTGAGGATGAATGGCTTGCGTCACTCTACCCAAATAAGATTTCTTCGTTAGAGGATTATATTAAATACTCGAATCAATTAAAGCCGCAGATTAAAAAACTAGCCCAATCTATTTTAGTCACGGGTGCTAACGTGGTGATGGATTTCCCTGCGAATACAATATCCCAGAGAAGTTGGTTTCGAACGATTTTTTTAGAAGTCGATACCTCACATAATTTGATTTTTATTGATGCCTCTGACGAAACTTGTCTTGCACAGATTGAAAAAAGATGCCAATCACATCCTGAGCGAGCGTTGACCGATACCCCCGAAATGTTTGAGCAAATAACTAAATACTTTGTTGAGCCTTCGCCGGATGAATTATTTGATATCACTAGGATTGTTAAGGGAGAGAATAAACCCTAG
- a CDS encoding CBS domain-containing protein, with translation MKITSLMTPKVVSVEMDDALSVVKEIFDNKKFHHLLVVGESKLLGVISDRDLLKSLSPNIDTAAETNKDLACLNKKVHQIMTRQPITLHEKSTIKDAVALFNSHRISCIPVINNLNEPVGIISWRDIMKEIGKRLENATK, from the coding sequence ATGAAGATTACCTCTTTAATGACACCTAAGGTTGTTAGTGTAGAAATGGATGATGCTCTTAGCGTGGTTAAGGAGATATTTGATAATAAAAAATTTCATCATCTGCTAGTTGTGGGGGAATCTAAATTACTTGGTGTTATTTCAGATAGAGATTTGCTTAAATCATTGAGCCCAAATATCGATACCGCCGCGGAGACAAATAAAGACTTGGCTTGCTTAAATAAAAAAGTGCATCAGATAATGACGAGGCAGCCCATTACTCTCCATGAAAAATCTACTATAAAAGATGCCGTTGCGCTATTTAATAGTCATCGAATCTCATGTATTCCTGTTATCAATAATCTGAACGAACCTGTTGGTATTATTTCCTGGAGAGATATAATGAAGGAAATTGGCAAGCGCCTTGAAAATGCAACTAAGTAA